One segment of Bradyrhizobium sp. CB2312 DNA contains the following:
- a CDS encoding HlyD family type I secretion periplasmic adaptor subunit — translation MKSASKVVPFPASRAPARSKDEIAFLPAALEIVEAPPNPVGRAVGAVIVAAFAVAIVWACLGTVDIVAVAPGKVIPSGRTKVIQPFETSVVRAIQVADGQTVQAGDVLVDLDSTMNEAELGHLKSDLVSPQLEAARLRAALAGGDPAASFHPPEGAPAELVKVQQRFLASQAAEQAAKLASIEHQVAQKEAERATITAMIGKLEATIPLLQQRVDMRKQLFDKELGSKIFYLQELQDLVGQQQELVVQRSRSREVDAALAALVETGTKTTAEYQRSLSDDLAKAEQKAAGLMQDVVKAEQRRSFQRLTAPVDGVVQQLAIHTVGGVVTPAQSLMVIVPLESRLEIEAMASNRDIGFIEVGQDVAIKIDTFNFTRYGLVDGKVTSVSHDAITRDKPADKNGDKSLGTEQDSSEPKGQELVYSARIAPAKDRMLIEDKSVNLSPGMAVTVEIKTGTRSIISYLLSPLARYRHESMRER, via the coding sequence ATGAAATCAGCTAGCAAGGTCGTGCCGTTTCCGGCCAGCAGGGCTCCGGCGCGGAGCAAGGACGAGATCGCCTTTCTGCCGGCCGCACTGGAGATCGTCGAGGCGCCGCCCAATCCGGTCGGCCGCGCCGTCGGTGCCGTGATCGTTGCCGCCTTCGCGGTGGCGATCGTCTGGGCCTGCCTTGGCACCGTCGATATCGTCGCGGTGGCACCGGGCAAGGTGATCCCGAGCGGCCGGACCAAGGTGATCCAGCCGTTCGAGACCAGCGTGGTGCGCGCGATCCAGGTCGCCGATGGCCAGACGGTGCAGGCAGGGGATGTGCTGGTCGATCTCGACTCCACGATGAACGAGGCCGAGCTCGGGCACCTCAAGAGCGATCTCGTCAGCCCGCAGCTCGAGGCGGCGCGGCTGCGCGCGGCCCTCGCCGGCGGCGATCCAGCCGCCAGTTTCCATCCGCCGGAAGGCGCTCCCGCCGAGCTCGTGAAGGTTCAGCAGCGATTCCTGGCGAGCCAGGCCGCCGAGCAGGCGGCCAAGCTGGCCTCGATCGAGCATCAGGTCGCGCAGAAGGAGGCCGAGCGGGCCACGATCACGGCGATGATCGGCAAGCTCGAAGCGACCATCCCGCTGCTCCAGCAACGCGTCGACATGCGCAAGCAGCTGTTCGACAAGGAATTGGGATCGAAGATCTTCTATCTCCAGGAGCTGCAGGATCTGGTGGGCCAGCAGCAGGAGCTCGTGGTTCAAAGGAGCCGGTCCAGGGAGGTCGACGCGGCCCTCGCTGCACTGGTCGAGACCGGGACGAAGACGACGGCCGAATATCAGCGCTCGCTGTCGGACGATCTTGCCAAGGCCGAGCAGAAGGCCGCGGGCCTGATGCAGGACGTGGTCAAGGCCGAGCAGAGGAGGAGCTTCCAGCGCCTGACCGCGCCGGTCGACGGCGTCGTGCAGCAGCTTGCCATCCACACGGTCGGCGGCGTCGTCACGCCCGCGCAGTCGCTGATGGTGATCGTGCCGCTGGAGAGCCGGCTGGAGATCGAGGCGATGGCGTCGAACCGCGACATCGGCTTCATCGAGGTCGGCCAGGACGTCGCGATCAAGATCGATACCTTCAATTTCACCCGGTATGGGCTGGTGGACGGCAAGGTCACGAGCGTGTCACACGATGCCATCACCCGCGACAAGCCTGCGGACAAGAATGGCGACAAATCCTTGGGCACCGAACAGGACAGCAGCGAGCCCAAGGGGCAGGAGCTGGTTTATTCGGCCCGGATCGCTCCCGCGAAGGACCGGATGCTGATCGAGGACAAATCCGTCAATCTCTCACCTGGCATGGCCGTGACGGTCGAGATCAAGACCGGGACGCGCTCGATCATCAGCTATCTGTTGTCGCCGCTTGCGCGCTATCGGCATGAAAGCATGCGGGAGAGATAG
- a CDS encoding type I secretion system permease/ATPase, whose product MAEDVAREPSGDPGLHAIVALLRLNGVGASPDQVRHQFGNTIGVTEILRCAKGFGLKAKSVSTRWERLGGLPMPCIAVLRDGGFLLLGKAGEDKIIVQVPDAAKPDLMTRAKFEAVWDGRAILVAKRSLLTDLSRRFDITWFLGAIHKYRRLLGEVLVGSLFLQLFALVSPLLFQVVIDKVLVHRSMTTLDVVVTGLVAIAIFETILGALRTYLFSHTTNRIDVELGARLFRHLLALPIGYFRARRVGDSVARVRELENIRNFLTSSALTIAIDLFFAIVFIAVMWFYSPLLTLITLASFPFYIAVSAGVSPAFRGRLDEKFQRGAENQAFLVECVTGVETLKAMALEPQMQRRWEEQLAAYVAASFRVISLGNTASQAIQFVSKVATAAILYFGARLVIGGDLTVGELVAFNLLAGRVSTPVLRLAQIWQDFHQARLSVQRLGDILNTPAEPVYTPGRAALPAIRGDIKFEHVTFRYRIDGPEILSDVSLSVPAGQFVGVVGTSGSGKSTLAKLIQRLYVPESGRVLVDGTDLAMVDPAWLRRQIGIVLQENILFNRTVRDNIALADPSMPIERVIEAARLAGAHDFILELPEGYDTVVGEQGSTLSGGQRQRIAIARALMTNPRILILDEATSALDYESERIVQQNMAQIAKGRTVFVIAHRLSTLRMAHRIITMDRCRLIEDGTHDELIKTGGRYATLFRLQAGLHEIS is encoded by the coding sequence ATGGCTGAAGACGTGGCCCGAGAGCCGTCCGGAGACCCGGGCCTTCACGCGATCGTCGCCTTGTTGCGTTTGAACGGCGTGGGGGCGAGCCCGGACCAGGTCCGGCATCAATTCGGCAACACGATCGGTGTCACCGAGATCCTGCGTTGCGCAAAGGGCTTCGGCCTGAAAGCCAAGTCCGTCTCCACGAGATGGGAGCGGCTTGGCGGATTGCCGATGCCGTGCATTGCAGTCTTGCGCGACGGCGGGTTTCTGCTGCTCGGCAAGGCCGGGGAGGACAAGATCATCGTCCAGGTGCCGGATGCCGCGAAGCCGGACCTGATGACCCGGGCCAAGTTCGAGGCCGTATGGGACGGCCGGGCGATCCTGGTCGCCAAGCGTTCGCTGCTGACCGATCTCTCGCGGCGCTTCGACATCACCTGGTTCCTGGGGGCGATCCACAAATACCGGCGGCTGCTCGGCGAGGTGCTGGTCGGCTCGCTCTTCCTCCAGCTGTTCGCGCTGGTCTCCCCGTTGCTGTTCCAGGTCGTGATCGACAAGGTGCTGGTCCATCGCAGCATGACCACCCTGGACGTCGTCGTGACCGGGCTGGTCGCGATCGCGATCTTCGAGACGATCCTCGGCGCGCTCCGCACCTATCTGTTTTCGCACACGACCAATCGCATCGACGTCGAATTGGGCGCGCGGCTGTTTCGGCATCTCTTGGCGCTGCCCATCGGCTATTTCCGGGCGCGCCGGGTGGGGGACTCGGTCGCGCGGGTGCGGGAGCTGGAGAACATCCGCAATTTCCTCACCAGCTCGGCGCTGACCATCGCGATCGATCTCTTCTTCGCCATCGTCTTCATCGCGGTGATGTGGTTCTATTCGCCGCTGCTCACGCTGATCACGTTGGCCTCGTTTCCGTTCTACATCGCGGTCTCGGCCGGCGTCAGTCCAGCCTTCCGCGGGCGCCTCGACGAGAAATTCCAGCGTGGTGCGGAGAACCAGGCCTTCCTGGTGGAATGCGTCACGGGCGTCGAGACGCTGAAGGCGATGGCGCTGGAGCCGCAGATGCAGCGGCGCTGGGAGGAGCAGCTCGCTGCTTACGTGGCGGCGAGCTTTCGCGTCATCAGCCTCGGCAATACCGCGAGCCAGGCCATCCAGTTCGTCAGCAAGGTCGCGACCGCCGCGATCCTGTATTTCGGCGCGAGGCTCGTCATCGGCGGCGATCTGACCGTCGGCGAGCTGGTCGCCTTCAATCTCCTGGCGGGGCGCGTCAGCACGCCGGTGCTTCGCCTGGCGCAGATCTGGCAGGATTTCCACCAGGCGCGGTTGTCGGTGCAGCGGCTGGGCGACATCCTGAACACGCCGGCAGAGCCCGTCTACACGCCGGGGCGCGCGGCGCTGCCTGCGATCCGCGGCGACATCAAGTTCGAGCACGTCACCTTTCGCTACCGCATCGACGGTCCCGAGATTCTCAGCGATGTGAGCCTGAGCGTGCCGGCGGGGCAATTCGTTGGGGTCGTCGGCACCTCGGGATCGGGCAAGAGCACGCTCGCCAAGCTGATCCAGAGGCTCTATGTGCCCGAGAGCGGGCGTGTGCTGGTGGACGGCACTGACCTCGCGATGGTCGATCCGGCCTGGCTGCGCCGGCAGATCGGCATCGTGCTCCAGGAGAACATCCTGTTCAATCGCACCGTCCGCGACAACATCGCGCTCGCCGATCCCTCCATGCCGATCGAGCGCGTCATCGAAGCCGCGAGGCTCGCCGGGGCGCACGACTTCATCCTCGAGCTTCCGGAAGGGTACGACACGGTCGTCGGCGAGCAGGGGAGCACGCTGTCCGGCGGCCAGCGGCAGCGGATCGCCATCGCGCGGGCGCTGATGACCAATCCGCGCATCCTGATCCTCGACGAGGCGACGAGCGCGCTCGACTACGAGAGCGAGCGGATCGTCCAGCAGAACATGGCGCAGATCGCCAAGGGACGCACCGTCTTCGTGATCGCCCATCGGCTGTCGACCCTGCGGATGGCCCACCGCATCATCACGATGGATCGCTGCCGCCTGATCGAGGACGGGACTCATGACGAGTTGATCAAGACGGGCGGCCGCTACGCCACGCTGTTCCGGCTTCAGGCGGGCTTGCATGAAATCAGCTAG
- a CDS encoding RidA family protein: MPKLDHLRPSGLHHNPAYSHVVTASGARTIYISGQVSVDEEGRIVGEGDLAAQTTQVMQNLGHALKAAGASYANIVKITTFVVGYKPELRPIIGKARSAFFEGMDPPASTLVGVSALAAPEWLIEIEAIAVAD, encoded by the coding sequence ATGCCCAAGCTCGATCATCTCCGCCCCAGCGGCCTTCATCACAATCCGGCCTATTCCCACGTCGTCACCGCCTCCGGCGCCCGCACCATCTACATCTCCGGGCAGGTGTCGGTGGATGAGGAGGGCCGCATTGTCGGCGAGGGCGATCTCGCCGCGCAGACCACGCAGGTGATGCAGAATCTGGGACATGCGCTGAAGGCGGCGGGCGCGAGCTATGCCAACATCGTGAAGATCACGACCTTCGTCGTCGGTTACAAGCCGGAGCTGCGCCCGATCATCGGCAAGGCCCGCTCGGCTTTCTTCGAGGGCATGGACCCGCCGGCCTCGACCCTCGTCGGCGTCTCCGCGCTCGCCGCGCCGGAATGGCTGATCGAGATCGAAGCGATCGCTGTTGCGGATTGA
- a CDS encoding GNAT family N-acetyltransferase, whose amino-acid sequence MASSEITLEAVPSIGEVSAEDWDACANPGGKCNGVSAGTSSALPGGSLGLSKPAYNPFVSHAFLSAVEKSGSATIRTGWGPRHLVAKLDGRVAGVVPCYLKSHSQGEYVFDRGWADAYERAGGRYYPKLQVSVPFTPATGPRLLVRDGVDRGRITEALASGLVALCGVSKASSVHVTFAREAEWKLLAQHGFLQRTDQQFHWRNEGFASFDDFLATLNSRHRKSIKRERRDALAAGITIHWLTGKDITEDAWDAFFAFYMETGSRKWGRPYLTREFFSLVGETMSDDVLLVMARRNERWIAGAINFIGSDTLFGRNWGAVEHHPFLHFEVCYYQAIDFAIKRGLTHVEAGAQGEHKIARGYLPRTTHSAHFIADPGLRRAIDDYLKRERAYVAEAGRELAELGPFRKGIGEAP is encoded by the coding sequence ATGGCATCATCTGAAATCACGCTCGAGGCGGTCCCTTCTATTGGCGAGGTGTCTGCCGAGGATTGGGACGCCTGCGCCAATCCCGGCGGCAAGTGCAACGGGGTTAGCGCGGGAACCTCATCCGCTCTTCCAGGCGGCTCCCTCGGCCTCTCAAAACCGGCCTATAACCCGTTCGTCTCACACGCATTTTTATCTGCCGTCGAGAAATCGGGCTCGGCAACGATCCGCACCGGCTGGGGTCCACGGCATCTCGTCGCCAAGCTCGACGGCCGCGTCGCCGGAGTGGTGCCCTGCTATCTGAAATCACACAGCCAGGGCGAATACGTCTTCGACCGCGGCTGGGCGGACGCCTATGAGCGCGCCGGCGGACGCTATTATCCGAAGCTCCAGGTCTCGGTTCCCTTCACGCCGGCCACGGGCCCGCGCCTGCTGGTGCGCGACGGTGTCGATCGCGGGCGCATCACCGAGGCGCTGGCGAGCGGGTTGGTGGCGCTGTGCGGCGTCAGCAAGGCCTCCTCGGTGCACGTCACTTTCGCCCGCGAGGCGGAGTGGAAGCTGCTTGCCCAGCACGGCTTCCTCCAGCGCACCGACCAGCAGTTCCATTGGCGCAACGAGGGCTTTGCGAGTTTTGACGATTTTCTGGCGACACTGAATTCGCGCCACCGCAAATCGATCAAGCGCGAGCGGCGCGATGCGCTGGCGGCCGGCATCACCATCCACTGGCTCACCGGCAAGGACATCACCGAGGACGCCTGGGACGCGTTCTTCGCGTTCTACATGGAGACGGGCTCGCGCAAGTGGGGCCGGCCTTACCTGACGCGCGAATTCTTTTCGCTCGTCGGCGAGACCATGAGCGATGACGTGCTGCTGGTGATGGCCCGCCGCAACGAGCGCTGGATCGCGGGCGCGATCAACTTCATCGGCTCCGACACGCTGTTCGGCCGCAACTGGGGCGCGGTCGAGCATCATCCCTTCCTGCATTTCGAGGTCTGCTACTACCAGGCGATCGATTTCGCCATCAAGCGCGGCCTCACCCATGTCGAGGCCGGCGCTCAAGGCGAGCACAAGATCGCGCGCGGCTACCTGCCGCGCACGACCCATTCCGCCCATTTCATCGCCGATCCCGGCCTGCGCCGCGCCATCGACGATTACCTCAAGCGCGAGCGTGCCTATGTCGCGGAAGCCGGACGGGAGCTCGCCGAGCTCGGCCCGTTCCGCAAAGGCATCGGCGAGGCGCCTTGA
- a CDS encoding NUDIX domain-containing protein gives MTSNDSIRIAAALMSRSDGHVLLVRKRATEAFMQPGGKIEAGEHPQAALRRELAEELGIEVDPSEMTYLGRYTAPAAHEPGRLVDAEIFRIAIARSVHPGAEIEEFLWLDPNAPGSVKLAPLTRDKVLPLCSRPVR, from the coding sequence ATGACCTCGAATGATTCCATCCGGATCGCGGCTGCGCTGATGAGCCGGAGCGATGGGCATGTCCTGCTGGTCAGGAAACGGGCCACCGAGGCTTTCATGCAACCGGGCGGCAAGATCGAAGCGGGCGAGCATCCACAGGCCGCGCTGAGGCGGGAATTGGCCGAAGAGCTCGGGATCGAGGTCGACCCGAGCGAGATGACGTATCTCGGCCGATACACCGCGCCGGCTGCACACGAGCCGGGGCGGCTGGTTGATGCCGAAATCTTCCGTATCGCCATCGCGCGGTCGGTCCATCCCGGTGCGGAGATCGAGGAGTTCCTATGGCTGGACCCGAATGCGCCTGGATCGGTGAAGCTTGCGCCGCTGACACGCGACAAAGTGCTGCCGCTGTGTTCGCGTCCGGTCCGATAG
- a CDS encoding ACT domain-containing protein, with protein sequence MTGERDLDALLSNMKPEIMDGIFVFCTLAPSASIPATINPVLTFREREGTTLVIRHEEAERAGLRCAFPSRLITLAVHSALDAVGFLAAITARLAAAGISVNAVSAFHHDHLFVAVDRADEAMALLQNMSGTN encoded by the coding sequence GTGACAGGCGAACGCGATCTCGACGCGCTGCTGAGCAACATGAAGCCGGAGATCATGGACGGCATCTTCGTGTTCTGCACGCTTGCACCAAGCGCGAGCATTCCAGCCACCATCAACCCGGTGCTGACCTTCCGCGAACGCGAAGGAACTACGCTGGTGATACGGCACGAGGAGGCCGAACGTGCGGGACTACGGTGCGCATTCCCATCGCGCCTGATCACCCTCGCGGTTCACTCCGCGCTCGATGCGGTGGGCTTTTTGGCAGCAATCACCGCGCGTCTCGCCGCGGCCGGGATCAGCGTGAATGCCGTTTCGGCCTTCCACCACGACCATCTCTTCGTGGCCGTGGACCGGGCTGACGAGGCGATGGCTCTGTTGCAAAACATGAGCGGGACGAACTGA
- a CDS encoding autotransporter strand-loop-strand O-heptosyltransferase, translated as MNIAHAPSPAPGANGSPRPPAPGPGSGAPSPQSARAPSAGPDKLPFRPPADVPTQSGPLGIRFDFNDGCRVLLPDGNGPYRVRLSDIDSGNVLFETEIKSGRINSTKRYFVRIRLEIWIKGEVVLQHDYSATGRDVLIQLPEMTLGDTIGWFPYADRFRALHGCRLTCTMSEKVIPLFRTAYPDITLLGHGEVDPRRYYATYNIGLFFDDQDHVFQPCDFRHIGLHRTAGYILGVDPAEQPPRIAVADDTPPISEPYVCIAVQSTTQCKYWNNPHGWRETVRFLKQAGYRVICIDQKPVHGSGVVWTQIPHGAEDETGDRPLQERARWLKHADFFIGLSSGLSWLAWATGTPVVLISGFTHPTNEFTTPYRVVNYHACNSCWNDPVHRFDHKDFLWCPRHKDTPRQFECTRLITFDQVRRTIETIPGFGTRNGHRTQ; from the coding sequence ATGAATATTGCGCACGCCCCATCACCCGCTCCGGGCGCGAACGGCTCACCTCGGCCCCCGGCGCCGGGACCGGGCTCTGGCGCGCCATCGCCGCAGAGCGCGCGGGCGCCGTCGGCGGGGCCGGACAAGCTGCCATTCCGTCCGCCAGCCGACGTCCCGACCCAGTCCGGCCCGCTCGGCATCCGCTTCGACTTCAACGACGGCTGCCGGGTGTTGCTCCCCGACGGCAACGGCCCCTACCGGGTCAGGCTCAGCGACATCGACAGCGGCAATGTGCTGTTCGAAACCGAGATCAAGTCGGGCCGCATCAATTCGACCAAGCGCTACTTCGTGCGCATCCGTCTCGAAATATGGATCAAAGGCGAGGTCGTCCTCCAGCACGACTATTCAGCCACAGGTCGCGACGTCCTGATCCAGCTTCCCGAGATGACACTCGGCGATACGATCGGGTGGTTTCCCTACGCGGACAGATTTCGCGCCCTCCACGGCTGCCGCCTGACCTGCACGATGTCCGAAAAGGTCATCCCGCTGTTCCGCACGGCCTATCCGGACATTACGCTGCTCGGTCACGGCGAGGTCGATCCACGCCGCTACTACGCGACGTACAATATCGGGCTGTTCTTCGACGATCAGGACCATGTGTTTCAGCCCTGCGACTTCCGCCATATCGGTCTGCATCGCACCGCCGGCTACATCCTCGGCGTGGATCCGGCCGAGCAGCCACCACGCATTGCGGTGGCCGATGACACCCCTCCGATATCCGAGCCTTATGTCTGCATCGCCGTGCAGAGCACGACGCAGTGCAAATACTGGAATAATCCGCACGGCTGGCGCGAGACCGTCCGCTTCCTGAAGCAGGCGGGCTATCGCGTGATCTGCATCGACCAGAAGCCCGTTCACGGCTCCGGCGTGGTGTGGACGCAGATTCCGCACGGCGCCGAGGACGAGACCGGCGACCGCCCGCTGCAGGAGCGCGCGCGCTGGCTCAAGCACGCGGACTTCTTCATCGGCCTGTCGAGCGGGCTGTCATGGCTCGCCTGGGCGACCGGAACGCCGGTCGTGCTCATCAGCGGCTTCACCCATCCGACCAACGAGTTCACGACGCCCTACCGCGTCGTCAACTATCACGCCTGCAATTCCTGCTGGAACGATCCTGTTCACAGGTTCGACCACAAAGATTTCCTGTGGTGTCCACGCCACAAGGATACGCCGCGACAATTCGAGTGCACGCGGTTGATCACCTTCGACCAAGTGAGACGCACAATCGAGACCATCCCGGGCTTCGGGACGCGAAACGGACATAGGACACAGTGA
- a CDS encoding MerR family transcriptional regulator, translating into MSRGLRIGEVAGRTGRSIHTIRWYEAQGLIPGVIRDRGGRRVYSDFHVGWLDLMERLRGTGMSVKQMREYAALAKRGEATLTERHALLAAHQQCVQDNIHRWTQALALIEAKVEFYEEWIVSGERPAVSPHGRLKAAPASLAAGRP; encoded by the coding sequence ATGTCGCGAGGGCTTCGCATCGGAGAGGTCGCCGGCCGAACGGGCCGCAGTATTCACACTATCCGTTGGTATGAAGCTCAGGGCTTGATCCCCGGCGTTATCAGGGATCGCGGCGGACGACGGGTCTACAGCGATTTTCACGTTGGCTGGTTGGATCTGATGGAGCGCCTGCGCGGCACCGGCATGTCGGTCAAACAGATGCGCGAATATGCGGCGCTTGCGAAACGCGGCGAAGCAACGCTGACCGAGCGTCACGCGCTGCTCGCAGCCCATCAGCAGTGCGTGCAGGACAACATCCATCGTTGGACGCAGGCTTTGGCGCTCATCGAAGCCAAGGTCGAATTCTATGAGGAGTGGATCGTCAGCGGGGAAAGACCCGCCGTGTCGCCGCATGGACGCCTCAAGGCCGCACCGGCCTCCTTGGCTGCCGGGCGGCCTTAG
- a CDS encoding glycerophosphodiester phosphodiesterase produces the protein MRAPDWLTARPVAHRGLHDISRGIVENMPGAVQAAIAGNFAIEVDIQLSADGEAMIHHDHALGRLTEATSEVVSKTAAELRAIKFKDTDERMMSLSDLCAMVAGRVPLVIEVKSHFGGDRKLVKRMAEVLASYDGPAVGMSFDPDQVLALRELLPSRPRGIVAQRTYEDEYWAYLTQEQRDSMLYLRHGFQTQPHFVAFKVDHLPAPAPWIARNLFGCALLGWTVRTPEQRTRVGQYADQMIFEGFVP, from the coding sequence ATGCGCGCTCCGGATTGGCTGACAGCCCGACCGGTCGCTCATCGCGGCCTGCACGACATTTCGCGCGGCATCGTCGAGAACATGCCGGGCGCGGTGCAGGCTGCGATCGCGGGCAATTTCGCGATCGAGGTCGACATCCAGCTCTCAGCCGACGGCGAGGCGATGATCCATCACGACCACGCGCTCGGCCGCCTCACCGAGGCGACGAGCGAGGTGGTCTCGAAGACCGCAGCGGAGCTGAGGGCGATCAAGTTCAAGGACACCGACGAGCGGATGATGTCGCTGTCCGACCTCTGCGCCATGGTCGCCGGCCGCGTGCCGCTGGTGATCGAGGTGAAGAGCCATTTTGGCGGCGACCGCAAGCTGGTGAAGCGGATGGCCGAGGTGCTGGCGTCCTATGACGGCCCCGCCGTCGGCATGTCCTTCGATCCCGACCAGGTGCTGGCGCTGCGCGAGCTGTTGCCGAGCCGCCCGCGCGGCATCGTCGCGCAGCGGACCTATGAGGACGAGTACTGGGCCTACCTGACGCAAGAGCAGCGCGACAGCATGCTGTACCTGCGCCACGGCTTTCAGACCCAGCCGCATTTCGTCGCCTTCAAGGTCGACCACCTCCCAGCCCCCGCCCCCTGGATCGCCCGCAATCTGTTCGGCTGCGCCCTGCTGGGCTGGACCGTGCGCACACCCGAGCAGCGGACGCGGGTCGGGCAGTATGCCGATCAGATGATCTTTGAGGGATTCGTGCCGTAG
- a CDS encoding cell envelope integrity EipB family protein has product MVHLFRTSLGVMALAAASFGPGCGAQAANGPFLAHQALYDLSLVKSRSNSINSARGRILYNFTGSACEGYTSEFRQVSELDSGEGKVTLSDLRSNSWEDAAGKSYRFKIETRMNEADAGRVDGSAERDGDHINVKLKLPAPKTFTLDGKIVFPTEQIQRIIAAAKDGKSLLELSVYDGSDDGQKVYNTLTVIGQPIPADRTISSDPSTSDEHMKSLKRWPVTVSYFDRESQQKEGEQTPVYAMAFELYENGVSRQLVLDYNDFVISGAMGKFDVKDSNPCN; this is encoded by the coding sequence ATGGTGCACCTTTTCCGGACTTCGCTCGGTGTGATGGCGCTCGCTGCGGCCAGTTTCGGCCCTGGCTGCGGGGCGCAGGCCGCCAACGGTCCGTTCCTCGCGCACCAGGCGCTGTACGATTTGAGCCTGGTGAAATCGCGCTCCAATTCGATCAACAGCGCGCGCGGCCGCATTCTCTACAACTTCACCGGGAGTGCCTGCGAGGGCTACACCTCGGAATTCCGCCAGGTCTCCGAGCTCGACAGCGGCGAGGGCAAGGTCACGCTCAGTGACCTCCGCTCCAATTCCTGGGAGGATGCCGCGGGAAAAAGCTACCGCTTCAAGATCGAGACGCGGATGAACGAGGCCGATGCCGGCCGGGTCGACGGCTCGGCGGAGCGCGACGGCGACCACATCAACGTCAAGCTGAAGCTGCCGGCACCCAAGACCTTCACCCTCGACGGCAAGATCGTGTTCCCGACCGAGCAGATCCAGCGCATCATCGCGGCGGCAAAGGACGGCAAGTCGCTGCTCGAGCTCTCCGTCTATGACGGCTCGGACGACGGCCAGAAAGTCTACAACACGCTGACCGTGATCGGCCAGCCGATCCCCGCCGACCGCACGATCTCGTCCGATCCGTCGACCTCCGACGAGCACATGAAGTCGCTCAAGCGCTGGCCCGTCACCGTCAGCTATTTCGACCGCGAGTCCCAGCAGAAGGAAGGCGAGCAGACCCCGGTTTACGCGATGGCGTTCGAGCTCTACGAGAACGGCGTCTCCCGCCAGCTCGTGCTCGACTACAATGATTTCGTCATTTCCGGCGCCATGGGCAAGTTCGACGTCAAGGACAGCAATCCCTGTAACTGA
- a CDS encoding HIT family protein has translation MTAYDPNNIFAKILRGEFPCYKVYEDEHVFAFLDIMPRVPGHTLVIPKAPARNILDIQPDDYAHVARGAHKIAAAAMKAFEADGITVQQFNEPAGGQVVFHLHMHVMPRHDGVAMLPPASRKEDVKVLEENATKLIVALKAG, from the coding sequence ATGACCGCCTACGACCCCAATAACATCTTCGCAAAGATCCTGCGCGGCGAGTTTCCCTGCTACAAGGTCTACGAGGACGAGCATGTCTTCGCCTTCCTCGACATCATGCCGCGCGTGCCTGGCCACACCCTGGTGATCCCCAAGGCCCCTGCTCGCAACATCCTCGACATCCAGCCGGACGACTACGCCCATGTCGCGCGCGGCGCGCACAAGATCGCGGCCGCAGCGATGAAGGCGTTCGAGGCCGACGGCATCACCGTGCAGCAGTTCAACGAGCCTGCCGGCGGACAGGTGGTGTTTCATCTCCACATGCACGTGATGCCGCGCCACGATGGCGTCGCGATGCTGCCGCCCGCGAGCCGCAAGGAAGACGTCAAGGTGCTGGAAGAGAACGCGACCAAGCTGATCGTGGCCCTGAAGGCGGGCTAG
- a CDS encoding RidA family protein, whose product MAGTVEQKLAEQGIKLHEAPTPVANYVPFVRTGNLLFVSGQVCFDPAGKLIAKGKLGAGVSIEDGAAAARGCAVNLLAQVKAALGELDKVVRVVRLGGFINSAPDFLDGPKVLNGASDLMVAAFGDKGRHARTTVGVASLPADAAVEVEGVFEVA is encoded by the coding sequence ATGGCGGGCACGGTCGAGCAGAAACTGGCGGAACAGGGCATCAAGCTGCATGAGGCCCCCACCCCGGTGGCCAATTACGTGCCGTTCGTGCGCACCGGCAATCTGCTGTTCGTCTCCGGCCAGGTCTGCTTCGACCCCGCCGGCAAGCTGATCGCCAAGGGTAAGCTCGGCGCCGGCGTCTCGATCGAGGACGGTGCCGCGGCCGCGCGCGGCTGCGCGGTCAACCTGCTGGCCCAGGTCAAGGCAGCGCTCGGCGAGCTCGACAAGGTCGTGCGCGTGGTGCGCCTCGGCGGCTTCATCAACTCTGCGCCGGACTTTTTGGACGGGCCGAAGGTGCTGAACGGCGCCTCCGACCTGATGGTCGCCGCCTTCGGTGACAAGGGCCGCCATGCTCGCACCACCGTCGGTGTCGCCTCGCTGCCCGCGGATGCGGCGGTCGAGGTCGAAGGCGTGTTCGAGGTCGCTTGA